A DNA window from Microaerobacter geothermalis contains the following coding sequences:
- the ccmA gene encoding heme ABC exporter ATP-binding protein CcmA, with protein MIKIHKLQKKIGERYILKGISQTINKGEFLTILGPNGAGKSTLLKVIGTLTNPTYGVVEVEGIDVKRKPNLVRERIGYLAHHSLLYDHLTAWQNLKYYGKLYGVKELNRRIEESLRLVGLYYVKNDPIASFSRGMVQRLAIARALIHQPSVLLLDEPHTGLDQQANLIFEQVMKDLQKKGCTLLMVTHDFEQALKLSDRIVILSQGLIKMELNPREHSMESLLRVYHEAVEG; from the coding sequence ATGATTAAGATCCATAAGCTCCAGAAAAAAATTGGTGAAAGATATATTTTAAAAGGCATTTCACAGACCATAAATAAAGGAGAATTTCTTACCATTTTGGGTCCCAATGGAGCAGGAAAAAGCACCCTGTTGAAAGTGATCGGCACCTTAACTAATCCCACATACGGAGTAGTAGAAGTGGAAGGGATTGATGTAAAACGAAAACCCAATCTCGTTCGTGAAAGAATTGGTTATCTTGCTCATCACAGCCTGCTTTATGATCATTTAACGGCCTGGCAGAATCTTAAATACTATGGAAAATTGTATGGAGTAAAGGAATTGAACCGCAGGATAGAAGAAAGTCTAAGATTGGTAGGCCTCTACTATGTTAAAAATGATCCGATAGCCTCTTTCTCGAGAGGAATGGTACAAAGATTGGCTATAGCCAGAGCCCTTATTCATCAGCCTTCAGTTTTACTGCTGGATGAGCCTCATACTGGCTTGGATCAGCAGGCCAATTTAATATTTGAGCAGGTCATGAAGGATTTGCAGAAAAAGGGATGCACGCTGTTGATGGTCACCCATGATTTTGAGCAAGCATTAAAGTTGTCAGATCGGATCGTGATTTTATCCCAAGGCTTAATCAAAATGGAACTCAACCCCCGTGAACATTCAATGGAAAGCTTGCTGCGGGTATATCATGAAGCGGTGGAGGGTTGA
- a CDS encoding heme lyase CcmF/NrfE family subunit: protein MLSQIGFVGMYMALAFSVYAFIAFLLGIRMKNERLIHSAKRGTIVVLIIVSLSSLILWYLLGTSDFSVKYVAQYTNIDLPMFYKLTAFWAGNGGSLLLWALTLSIYTVINMYHRKLKDNPLVPYVGAVLVANSIFFLFLLVFVDNPFALNPEAVQDGKGLNPLLQNPGIMLHPVTTYLGYVGFVVPFAFAMAAMFVRDVNNDFWIKITRRWAVIAWLFLTLGNFFGGAWAYQELGWGGIWMWDPVENASFMPWLTGTAFIHSVMIQERKNMLKIWNMVLIIMTYLLSIFGTFLVRSGILTSVHAFSDGTLGTWFLVYLGLATVISLYFLFTRLHLLKQDSGVFESFLSKESSFLVNNLLLVGTFIATFWGTIFPIVSEAVTGTKVTVGPPFYNKVSAPILGALILVMGICPLIAWQKSTWNQLRNNFFVPVALSFSLFLTIYFMGVREFWALLIIPIISFVIITHLIEFIRGTRARKKMTNENVFLAFFRLITRNRRRFGGYIVHLGIMLMALGIMGYSQFQEKVTVTLGFGESVSIGDYKLTYENIAERKEGKNDVVYAELSVIKDGEKNLGIIKPEKVFYSYWPMPTTEIAIYSTFREDLYVVLSGWENDGRATFEVKVIPLVIWIWIGAAVVIIGAVFAVWFGRYGNVTPKYTPKYVVNSDGGSSV, encoded by the coding sequence ATGTTGTCACAAATCGGTTTTGTTGGTATGTATATGGCGTTAGCTTTTTCAGTATATGCATTCATTGCTTTCTTGTTAGGCATTCGAATGAAAAATGAAAGGCTGATTCACAGTGCGAAAAGAGGAACCATCGTTGTCTTAATCATAGTGTCCCTTTCATCATTGATCTTGTGGTATTTGCTGGGAACTAGCGATTTCTCCGTCAAATATGTGGCCCAGTATACCAATATTGACCTCCCTATGTTTTATAAGCTGACAGCCTTCTGGGCTGGCAATGGTGGATCTCTCCTTTTATGGGCGTTAACCCTAAGTATTTACACTGTCATTAATATGTATCACCGAAAACTAAAGGATAACCCACTGGTTCCGTATGTGGGAGCAGTGCTTGTGGCCAACAGTATATTCTTCCTGTTCCTGTTGGTTTTTGTGGACAATCCTTTTGCTTTAAATCCAGAGGCCGTTCAGGATGGAAAAGGGTTAAATCCCCTGTTACAGAACCCGGGAATTATGCTTCATCCGGTGACGACTTATTTGGGTTATGTAGGATTTGTCGTTCCCTTCGCCTTTGCCATGGCAGCCATGTTTGTACGGGACGTGAACAATGATTTTTGGATTAAGATTACCCGCCGATGGGCAGTTATCGCATGGTTGTTTTTAACTTTAGGGAACTTTTTTGGAGGAGCATGGGCTTATCAGGAACTGGGCTGGGGCGGTATCTGGATGTGGGATCCCGTTGAGAACGCATCATTTATGCCTTGGTTGACGGGGACGGCTTTTATTCATTCCGTAATGATTCAGGAAAGAAAGAATATGTTAAAAATTTGGAACATGGTTCTGATCATTATGACTTATTTATTAAGCATATTTGGAACATTTTTGGTCCGTTCCGGCATATTAACCTCTGTTCACGCTTTCTCGGACGGAACCCTTGGAACATGGTTCCTTGTTTATCTAGGCTTGGCTACCGTTATTTCTCTGTATTTTCTATTCACACGTTTACATCTCCTCAAGCAGGATTCAGGAGTATTTGAATCGTTTCTCTCCAAGGAAAGCAGTTTCTTGGTAAACAATTTGCTTTTAGTGGGAACATTTATCGCTACCTTTTGGGGCACCATCTTTCCAATCGTTTCCGAAGCGGTGACAGGCACCAAAGTGACAGTGGGACCTCCTTTTTATAACAAAGTGAGTGCTCCAATTCTGGGTGCATTAATCCTTGTGATGGGAATTTGTCCGTTGATTGCATGGCAGAAATCAACCTGGAATCAGCTTAGAAATAACTTCTTTGTACCTGTTGCTCTAAGTTTCAGCTTATTTTTGACGATCTATTTTATGGGGGTAAGAGAATTCTGGGCCTTGCTCATTATTCCGATCATTTCCTTTGTCATCATTACTCACCTCATTGAATTCATAAGGGGTACGAGAGCCAGAAAAAAAATGACCAATGAAAATGTATTCCTTGCATTTTTCCGGTTAATCACTAGAAATCGCCGCCGTTTTGGGGGGTATATCGTTCACCTTGGTATTATGCTGATGGCTCTTGGAATTATGGGTTATAGCCAATTTCAGGAAAAGGTGACCGTTACTCTCGGATTCGGAGAATCTGTTTCCATAGGTGATTACAAATTAACCTATGAAAATATTGCCGAGAGAAAAGAAGGCAAGAATGATGTGGTATATGCTGAGTTAAGCGTGATCAAAGACGGTGAAAAAAACTTAGGCATCATTAAACCGGAAAAAGTCTTCTATTCATACTGGCCGATGCCCACGACGGAAATTGCCATATACAGTACCTTTAGAGAAGATCTTTATGTCGTCTTAAGCGGATGGGAAAATGATGGTCGCGCAACCTTTGAAGTCAAAGTAATCCCATTAGTCATCTGGATTTGGATTGGAGCAGCCGTGGTGATCATTGGAGCAGTATTTGCCGTATGGTTTGGCCGCTACGGTAACGTTACTCCAAAATACACACCGAAGTATGTGGTGAATTCCGACGGGGGGTCATCCGTATGA
- a CDS encoding cytochrome c-type biogenesis protein, with protein sequence MKWWQLAVLGVIGLVVFLVSSPGPAIAGEHINYNHPLFQKLEKEFICVDGCEMALEICTNPTAEQMRIDLDGMIKKGMTENEIISYMISIYGEGVLREPLKQGFSLTAWILPFVALLAGALLIYLAVDRWIYRRVRVGEVKALENEMEQEIYQAMIDEERKKYF encoded by the coding sequence ATGAAATGGTGGCAGTTGGCGGTCCTTGGAGTCATTGGGTTAGTTGTGTTTCTTGTTTCCTCTCCGGGACCTGCAATAGCCGGAGAACATATCAATTATAATCATCCGCTGTTTCAAAAATTAGAAAAGGAATTTATCTGTGTGGATGGCTGTGAGATGGCTTTGGAAATATGCACTAATCCGACGGCTGAACAGATGAGGATTGATCTGGATGGAATGATCAAAAAAGGAATGACTGAAAATGAGATTATTTCCTATATGATTTCCATTTATGGAGAAGGTGTGTTAAGGGAACCCCTTAAACAGGGATTCAGCTTAACGGCATGGATATTGCCTTTCGTCGCACTATTGGCCGGGGCTCTCCTCATTTATTTGGCCGTGGACCGATGGATTTATCGGAGGGTGAGAGTCGGGGAGGTAAAGGCACTGGAAAACGAGATGGAACAGGAAATATATCAGGCAATGATTGATGAAGAGCGAAAAAAGTATTTTTAG
- a CDS encoding cytochrome c maturation protein CcmE, whose protein sequence is MSKNTKIIIGSFVIMGAILVLLFTSTPAQTGVELTITELINNPDKYKDKFITLQGNLNEQSIHWDADKILLEFTILDDQKTPLNVRYNGIRPDNFSHDVIVIADGKYDPEQNLFIAETVKTRCPSKYEAPGESDSNSKET, encoded by the coding sequence ATGAGTAAAAATACAAAAATTATCATTGGTTCATTTGTCATCATGGGAGCCATTCTCGTCCTGTTGTTTACTTCTACTCCTGCACAGACTGGTGTGGAATTGACCATTACGGAATTGATAAATAACCCTGACAAATATAAGGATAAATTTATTACCCTCCAAGGAAATTTAAATGAACAAAGTATTCATTGGGATGCGGATAAAATCCTCCTGGAATTTACCATATTGGATGATCAGAAAACACCACTAAATGTGAGATACAACGGAATCAGACCCGATAATTTCTCTCATGATGTCATTGTCATTGCCGACGGCAAATATGATCCTGAACAAAATCTCTTTATTGCTGAAACGGTAAAAACCAGATGTCCCAGCAAATATGAGGCACCGGGTGAAAGTGACAGCAACAGCAAAGAAACCTGA